One Malania oleifera isolate guangnan ecotype guangnan chromosome 9, ASM2987363v1, whole genome shotgun sequence DNA segment encodes these proteins:
- the LOC131164639 gene encoding two-component response regulator ORR10-like, with amino-acid sequence MVMTSDAKFHVLAVDDSLIDRKLIEKLLKTSSYQVTAVDSGSKALQLLGLQEDEQKGSSPPSASPNQDPHQEMNVNLIITDYCMPGMTGYDLLRKIKESKSLKDIPVVIMSSENIPSRISRCLEEGAEDFFLKPVQLSDVSKLRPHLLKGKAKEQQLHINVKDEHRGNSAERKITRDRTIGLEVGNCVISAENLLRWKIQITVSIFFLLIFLSPSWILQPQ; translated from the exons ATGGTCATGACCTCAGATGCTAAGTTTCATGTTCTTGCTGTTGATGACAGCCTCATAGACAGAAAATTGATTGAGAAGCTCCTCAAAACCTCTTCTTACCAAG TCACAGCAGTTGATTCTGGAAGTAAGGCCTTGCAGCTTTTGGGTCTGCAAGAGGATGAACAGAAAGGTTCAAGCCCTCCCTCTGCTTCTCCTAACCAAGATCCTCACCAG GAGATGAATGTAAATTTGATTATTACAGATTATTGTATGCCTGGAATGACAGGCTATGATCTCCTAAGAAAAATCAAG GAATCCAAATCTCTGAAAGACATACCAGTTGTGATCATGTCTTCTGAGAATATCCCTTCGAGGATCAGCAG ATGCTTGGAAGAAGGGGCAGAAGATTTCTTCCTGAAGCCAGTTCAACTCTCAGATGTAAGCAAGCTGAGACCCCATCTGCTGAAGGGTAAAGCTAAAGAACAGCAGCTTCACATTAATGTGAAAGATGAGCATAGAGGCAATTCTGCAGAGAGAAAAATTACGAGAGACAGAACTATTGGGTTGGAGGTTGGGAACTGTGTCATCAGTGCAGAGAATTTGCTGAGATGGAAAATACAGATCACAGTCTCCATTTTCTTTCTACTGATTTTTCTTTCTCCAAGCTGGATCTTACAGCCTCAATAG